One part of the Cucumis melo cultivar AY unplaced genomic scaffold, USDA_Cmelo_AY_1.0 utg002161l, whole genome shotgun sequence genome encodes these proteins:
- the LOC127147970 gene encoding NADH-ubiquinone oxidoreductase chain 5 — MLIVVTSISSLVHLYSISYMEEDPHSPRFMSYLSIFTFFMPMLVTGDNSLQLFLGWEGVGLASYLLIHFWFTRLQADKAAIKAMPVNRVGDFGLAPGISGRFTLFQTVDFSTIFARASAPRNSWISCNMRLNAITLICILLLIGAVGKSAQIGSHTWSPDAMEGPTPVSASIHAATMVTAGVFMIARCSPLFEYPPTALIVITSAGATTSFLAATTGILQNDLKRVIAYSTCSQLGYMIFACGISNYSVSVFHLMNHAFFKALLFLSAGSVIHAMSDEQDMRKMGGLASSFPLTYAMMLMGSLSLIGFPFLTGFYSKDVILELAYTKYTISGNFAFWLGSLSVLFTSYYSFRSLFLTFLVPTNSFGRDIVRSHDAPIPMAIPSILLALGSLFVGYLAKV, encoded by the coding sequence ATGTTAATTGTGGTTACATCCATAAGTAGCTTGGTCCATCTTTATTCCATTTCATATATGGAAGAGGATCCGCATAGCCCTCGATTTATGTCTTATTTAtccatttttactttttttatgcCAATGTTGGTGACTGGAGATAACTCTCTTCAATTATTCCTGGGATGGGAGGGAGTAGGTCTTGCTTCATATTTGTTAATTCATTTCTGGTTTACACGACTTCAGGCAGATAAAGCAGCTATCAAAGCTATGCCTGTCAATCGAGTAGGTGATTTTGGATTAGCTCCTGGGATTTCGGGTCGTTTTACTCTCTTTCAAACAGTAGACTTTTCCACCATTTTTGCTCGTGCTAGTGCCCCCAGAAATTCTTGGATTTCTTGCAATATGAGATTGAATGCCATAACTCTGATTTGTATTTTACTTCTTATTGGTGCTGTTGGTAAATCCGCACAGATAGGATCGCATACTTGGTCACCcgatgctatggagggtcccACTCCAGTATCCGCTTCGATTCATGCAGCTACTATGGTCACAGCTGGCGTTTTCATGATAGCAAGGTGCTCCCCTTTATTTGAATACCCACCTACGGCTTTGATTGTTATTACTTCTGCAGGAGCTACGACCTCATTCCTTGCGGCAACCACGGGAATATTACAGAACGATCTAAAGAGGGTCATAGCTTATTCAACTTGCAGTCAATTAGGCTATATGATCTTTGCTTGCGGCATCTCTAACTATTCGGTTAGCGTCTTTCACTTAATGAATCACGCCTTTTTCAAAGCATTACTATTCCTGAGTGCAGGTTCGGTGATTCATGCCATGTCGGATGAGCAAGATATGCGGAAGATGGGGGGTCTTGCCTCCTCCTTCCCTTTGACCTATGCCATGATGCTCATGGGCAGCTTATCTCTAATTGGATTTCCTTTTCTAACTGGATTTTATTCCAAAGATGTAATCTTAGAGCTCGCTTACACTAAGTATACCATCAGTGGGAACTTTGCTTTCTGGTTGGGAAGTCTCTCTGTCCTTTTCACTTCTTATTACTCTTTTCGTTCACTTTTTCTAACATTTCTAGTACCAACTAATTCATTCGGGCGAGACATCGTCA